In one Agathobacter rectalis ATCC 33656 genomic region, the following are encoded:
- the rpmH gene encoding 50S ribosomal protein L34 translates to MKMTFQPKKRQRAKVHGFRQRMKTAGGRKVIAARRLKGRKKLSA, encoded by the coding sequence ATGAAGATGACATTCCAACCTAAGAAGAGACAGAGAGCAAAAGTTCATGGATTCAGACAGAGAATGAAAACTGCTGGCGGAAGAAAAGTAATCGCAGCCAGAAGATTAAAAGGAAGAAAAAAATTATCAGCATAG